Proteins encoded within one genomic window of Mangifera indica cultivar Alphonso unplaced genomic scaffold, CATAS_Mindica_2.1 Un_0055, whole genome shotgun sequence:
- the LOC123206974 gene encoding AAA-ATPase ASD, mitochondrial-like: MDVTKDLFAHLGSILAGLLFVWAIFQEYFPYELTSFFLKYSKSLVTFIYPYIQITFHEFTSEGFKRNEAYSAIENYLSYESSTQAKKLKADIVKHSNQSLMLSMDDNEEVSHEFQGVKLWWTSGKNITKSEVFSLYSVPDEERFYKLTFHKRYRDLILGPYLVNVMKEGNDIKVRNRMRKLYTNNGSRWSHVTFDHPATFQTLAMEPEKKQEIIEDLITFSKAGGFYARTGRAWKRGYLLYGPPGTGKSTMIAVMANLLGYDLYDLELTAVKDNTELRKLLIETSRKSVIVIEDIDCSLDLTGQRRKKKEKQEEGNNIERDPRQKLEKEENETRSSQVTLSGLLNFIDGIWSACEGERLIVFTTNHIEKLDPALIRKGRMDKHIELSYCNFEAFKVLAKNYLNVDSHDLFTTVSELLQETKLTPADVAEHLMPKKFPPDVDFSLRSLIQALEVEREEAKLKAEKEAQEKELTGEQGFVTLE, encoded by the coding sequence ATGGATGTCACTAAAGACTTGTTTGCTCATCTGGGTTCTATTCTAGCTGGTTTACTGTTTGTTTGGGCAATATTTCAGGAATATTTTCCTTATGAACTTACAAGTTTCTTTCTGAAATACTCGAAAAGTTTGGTCACTTTCATCTACCCTTATATTCAAATCACATTTCATGAGTTTACAAGTGAGGGTTTCAAGCGTAACGAAGCTTACTCAGCTATTGAGAATTATCTGAGCTACGAGTCTTCTACCCAAGCTAAGAAACTCAAAGCTGATATTGTCAAGCACAGTAACCAGTCACTTATGTTGAGCATGGATGATAATGAAGAGGTTTCTCATGAGTTCCAGGGAGTCAAACTGTGGTGGACTTCAGGGAAAAACATTACAAAGTCTGAGGTTTTTTCTCTGTATTCTGTGCCGGATGAAGAGAGATTCTACAAGCTTACTTTCCATAAGCGATACAGGGACCTCATCTTGGGGCCTTATCTTGTTAATGTCATGAAAGAAGGGAACGATATCAAGGTCAGAAACCGAATGCGAAAGCTTTACACAAACAATGGTTCAAGGTGGAGCCACGTGACATTTGATCACCCTGCAACATTCCAGACACTTGCCATGGAGCCTGAGAAGAAACAAGAGATCATTGAAGACTTGATTACATTCAGCAAGGCTGGGGGCTTCTATGCGAGAACTGGCAGAGCCTGGAAAAGGGGGTACCTTTTGTATGGCCCCCCAGGGACTGGTAAGTCTACCATGATTGCTGTCATGGCCAATCTTTTAGGCTATGATTTGTATGATCTTGAGCTCACTGCTGTCAAAGACAATACTGAACTGAGAAAGCTGTTGATTGAAACATCTAGAAAATCGGTTATCGTCATTGAAGACATCGATTGTTCGCTTGATCTCACAGGCCAAAGGaggaagaaaaaggagaaacaaGAAGAGGGAAATAACATTGAGAGGGATCCGAGACAGAAacttgagaaagaagaaaatgagacaAGAAGCAGCCAGGTTACTCTTTCAggattattgaattttattgacGGAATTTGGTCAGCTTGTGAGGGTGAAAGATTAATAGTATTCACAACAAATCACATAGAGAAGCTCGATCCAGCTCTAATTCGGAAAGGAAGAATGGATAAGCATATAGAGCTGTCATATTGTAACTTTGAGGCATTCAAAGTTCTAGCCAAGAACTATCTCAATGTTGATTCACATGATTTGTTCACAACAGTCAGTGAATTGCTGCAAGAAACAAAACTGACCCCGGCTGATGTTGCAGAGCATTTGATGCCAAAAAAATTTCCACCTGACGTGGATTTTAGCCTGAGAAGCTTAATCCAGGCCCTGGAAGTGGAAAGAGAAGAAGCAAAGTTGAAAGCTGAGAAAGAAGCACAAGAGAAAGAGCTAACAGGGGAACAAGGCTTTGTCACTTTAGAGTGA
- the LOC123206988 gene encoding AAA-ATPase ASD, mitochondrial-like, producing METAKDSFAYVGSVLASIMFVWAMFQQYFPHEIKLYIKRYSKRLVAFVYPNIQVTFHQFTGDRFMRSEVYSAIENYLSSKSSTQAKRLKADIVKNNNQSLVLTMDDYEEVSDEFQGVQLWWTSGKNETKTEAVYFYSGTVEQRFYKLTFHKRYRDLILGPYLLNVMKEGNEIKVRNRMRKLYTNNGSWWRHVTFEHPATFQTLAMEPETKQEIIEDLITFSKAEDFYARIGRAWKRGYLLYGPPGTGKSTMVAAMANLLGYDLYDLELTAVKDNTELRKLLIETTRKSVIVIEDIDCSLDLTGQRMKKKEKEEGGNNEKDPSQKVKKEENETRSSQVTLSGLLNFIDGIWSACGGERLIVFTTNHIEKLDPALIRKGRMDKHIELSYCNFEAFKVLAKNYLNVDSHDLFTTVSELLQETKLTPADVAEHLMPKKFPPDVDFSLRSLIQALEVEREEAKLKAEKEAQEKEKELTGEQGFVTLE from the exons ATGGAAACCGCTAAGGACTCGTTTGCTTATGTGGGTTCCGTTCTTGCTAGTATAATGTTTGTTTGGGCCATGTTTCAGCAATATTTTCCTCATGAAATTAAGCTTTACATTAAGAGATATTCAAAAAGGTTAGTCGCTTTCGTCTACCCTAATATCCAAGTCACGTTTCATCAGTTTACAGGTGATCGTTTCATGCGTAGTGAGGTTTACTCGGCGATTGAGAATTATCTGAGCTCCAAGTCTTCTACCCAAGCTAAGAGACTCAAAGCTGATATTGTCAAGAACAACAATCAGTCACTTGTGCTGACCATGGATGATTATGAAGAGGTTTCTGATGAGTTCCAGGGAGTTCAATTGTGGTGGACTTCAGGGAAAAACGAAACAAAGACTGAAGCGGTATATTTCTATTCTGGGACGGTTGAACAGAGATTCTACAAGCTCACTTTCCATAAGCGATACAGGGACCTCATCCTGGGGCCTTATCTCCTTAATGTCATGAAAGAAGGGAACGAAATCAAGGTCAGAAACCGGATGCGAAAGCTTTACACGAACAATGGTTCGTGGTGGAGACATGTGACATTTGAGCACCCTGCAACATTCCAGACACTTGCCATGGAACCTGAGACGAAGCAAGAGATCATTGAAGACTTGATCACATTCAGCAAGGCTGAGGACTTCTATGCAAGGATAGGGAGAGCCTGGAAAAGAGGGTACCTTTTGTATGGCCCCCCGGGGACTGGTAAATCCACTATGGTTGCTGCCATGGCCAATCTTTTAGGCTATGATTTGTATGATCTAGAGCTCACTGCTGTCAAAGACAATACAGAACTGAGAAAGCTACTAATTGAAACGACTAGAAAATCGGTTATTGTCATCGAAGACATTGATTGTTCGCTTGATCTCACAGGCCAAAGGatgaagaaaaaggagaaagaagaagggGGAAATAATGAGAAGGACCCAAGCCAGAAAgttaagaaagaagaaaatgagacaAGAAGCAGCCAGGTTACTCTTTCAggattattgaattttatagaTGGAATTTGGTCAGCTTGTGGAGGTGAAAGATTAATAGTGTTCACAACAAATCACATAGAGAAGCTCGATCCAGCTCTAATTCGGAAAGGAAGAATGGATAAGCATATAGAGCTGTCATATTGTAACTTTGAGGCATTCAAAGTTCTAGCCAAGAACTATCTCAATGTTGATTCACATGATTTGTTCACAACAGTCAGTGAATTGCTGCAAGAAACAAAACTGACCCCGGCTGATGTTGCAGAGCATTTGATGCCAAAAAAATTTCCACCTGACGTGGATTTTAGCCTGAGAAGCTTAATCCAGGCCCTGGAAGTGGAAAGAGAAGAAGCAAAGTTGAAAGCTGAGAAAGAAGCAC aagagaaagagaaagagttaACAGGGGAACAAGGCTTTGTCACTTTAGAGTGA
- the LOC123206989 gene encoding AAA-ATPase ASD, mitochondrial-like — METAKDLFAYVGSVLASVMFVRAMFLHYFPHEIKLYIKRYSKRLITFIHPYIQVTFHQFTGDRLMRSEVYPAIENYLISKSSTQAKRLKADIVKKNNQSLVLTMDDYEEVSDEFQGVQLWWTSGKDGTTTEAVSFYSGTVEQRFYKLTFHKRYRDLILGPYLFNVMKEGNEIKVRNRMRKLYTNKGSWWSHVTFEHPATFQTLAMEPETKQEIIEDLITFSKAEDFYARIGRAWKRGYLLYGPPGTGKSTMVAAMANLLGYDLYDLELTAVRDNTELRKLLIETTRKSVIVIEDIDCSLDLTGQRRKKKKKEEGGNIEKDPSQKVKKEENETRSSQVTLSGLLNFIDGIWSACGGERLIVFTTNHIEKLDPALIRKGRMDKHIELSYCNFEAFKILAKNYLNVDSHDLFTTVSELLQETKLTPADVAEHLMPKKFPPDVDFGLRSLIQALEVAREEAKLKAEKEGQ; from the coding sequence ATGGAAACCGCTAAAGACTTGTTTGCTTATGTGGGTTCTGTTCTTGCTAGTGTAATGTTTGTTCGGGCCATGTTTCTGCATTATTTTCCTCATGAAATTAAGCTTTACATTAAGAGATATTCAAAAAGGTTGATTACTTTCATCCACCCTTACATCCAAGTCACGTTTCATCAATTTACAGGTGATCGTTTGATGCGTAGTGAGGTTTACCCGGCGATTGAGAATTATCTGATCTCCAAGTCTTCTACCCAAGCTAAGAGACTCAAAGCTGATATTGTCAAGAAAAATAATCAGTCACTTGTGCTGACCATGGATGATTATGAAGAGGTTTCTGATGAGTTCCAGGGAGTTCAATTGTGGTGGACTTCAGGGAAAGACGGAACAACGACTGAGGCGGTATCTTTCTATTCTGGGACGGTTGAACAGAGATTCTACAAGCTCACTTTCCATAAGCGATACAGGGACCTCATCTTGGGGCCTTATCTTTTTAATGTCATGAAAGAAGGAAACGAAATCAAGGTCAGAAACCGGATGCGGAAGCTTTACACGAACAAGGGTTCGTGGTGGAGCCATGTGACATTTGAGCACCCTGCAACATTCCAGACACTTGCCATGGAACCTGAGACAAAGCAAGAGATCATTGAAGACTTGATTACATTCAGCAAGGCTGAGGACTTCTATGCAAGGATTGGGAGAGCCTGGAAAAGAGGGTACCTTTTGTATGGCCCTCCGGGGACTGGTAAGTCCACTATGGTTGCTGCCATGGCCAATCTTTTAGGCTATGATTTGTATGATCTAGAGCTCACTGCTGTCAGAGACAATACTGAACTGAGAAAGCTACTAATTGAAACGACTAGAAAATCGGTTATTGTCATTGAAGACATCGATTGTTCACTTGATCTCACAGGCCAaaggaggaagaaaaagaagaaagaagaagggGGAAATATTGAGAAGGATCCAAGTCAGAAAgttaagaaagaagaaaatgagacaAGAAGCAGCCAGGTTACTCTTTCAGGATTACTGAATTTTATTGATGGAATTTGGTCAGCTTGTGGAGGTGAAAGATTAATAGTGTTCACAACAAATCACATAGAGAAGCTCGATCCAGCTCTAATTCGGAAAGGAAGAATGGATAAGCATATAGAGCTGTCATATTGTAACTTTGAAGCATTCAAAATTCTAGCCAAGAACTATCTCAATGTTGATTCACATGATTTGTTCACAACAGTCAGTGAATTGCTGCAAGAAACAAAACTGACCCCAGCTGATGTTGCAGAGCATTTGATGCCAAAAAAATTTCCACCTGACGTGGATTTTGGCCTAAGAAGCTTAATCCAGGCCCTGGAAGTGGCAAGAGAAGAAGCAAAGTTGAAAGCTGAGAAAGAAGgacaa